Proteins co-encoded in one Vigna radiata var. radiata cultivar VC1973A unplaced genomic scaffold, Vradiata_ver6 scaffold_259, whole genome shotgun sequence genomic window:
- the LOC106755429 gene encoding trypsin inhibitor A-like: MASKMLFALFLLSVLTFYPPSTDAAPVKDLHGNIVKNGGRFHILPLFTIAGGIRRIKTGNETIPLSVVQSPSEVDNGLPLIITSFARTGFLSTGQATISFADDSSLEWTAVAGFPEGTLVKVSGYTYTIRGTFSIKNVRANIYKLVFCKFGGDLCGNVALVGDDAGNRLLGINQKDPYEFVLEEIPSSSAASK; this comes from the coding sequence ATGGCGAGTAAAATGCTTTTTgctctcttccttctttctgTCCTAACCTTTTACCCTCCTTCAACCGATGCAGCACCTGTAAAGGACCTGCATGGTAACATCGTTAAAAATGGTGGCCGATTTCATATATTGCCGTTATTTACAATAGCCGGTGGTATTCGGCGAATCAAAACTGGAAACGAAACTATACCCCTCAGTGTTGTGCAATCTCCCAGCGAGGTCGATAACGGGCTTCCATTGATCATTACATCCTTTGCCCGTACCGGATTTCTCTCTACAGGTCAAGCGACAATTAGCTTCGCTGATGACTCCTCTCTTGAGTGGACCGCTGTTGCCGGTTTTCCTGAAGGAACCCTCGTTAAAGTTAGTGGCTATACATATACAATCAGAGGTACCTTCAGTATTAAGAATGTCCGAGCCAATATCTATAAGCTTGTGTTCTGCAAGTTTGGCGGCGACCTCTGCGGTAATGTTGCTCTTGTTGGCGATGATGCAGGGAACAGGCTTTTGGGTATCAATCAGAAAGACCCTTACGAATTTGTTCTTGAGGAAATTCCATCCTCATCTGCTGCATCCAAATGA
- the LOC106755425 gene encoding chymotrypsin inhibitor 3-like, with amino-acid sequence MASTMLFALFLLSVLTFYPPSITAQPVTDMYGNVVTNGGIFHILPPITIGGGIKRIKTGNETIPLSVARSPIWSDKGQKIRISSPYKSLFIPNGSPVSLEFELIPILGASPTQWVAVAGLTEGTLVKVGYENAITGSFSIHRIGINVYKLLFCTPRATLCGNVALVEDDAGNQLLAVTQKEPYGFVLEEIKSPSAASK; translated from the coding sequence ATGGCGAGTACAATGCTTTTTGCTCTCTTTCTTCTGTCTGTCCTAACCTTCTACCCTCCTTCAATCACTGCTCAACCTGTCACGGACATGTATGGCAACGTCGTTACAAACGGTGGCATATTCCATATATTGCCACCAATTACAATAGGCGGTGGAATTAAACGAATCAAAACTGGAAACGAAACGATCCCACTCAGTGTTGCGCGATCTCCCATCTGGAGCGATAAAGGCCAAAAGATTAGAATTTCATCCCCCTACAAATCCTTATTTATCCCTAACGGCTCTCCAGTGTCACTTGAATTCGAACTAATTCCTATTCTCGGTGCCTCCCCTACTCAGTGGGTCGCTGTTGCGGGTCTGACTGAAGGAACCCTCGTTAAAGTTGGCTACGAAAATGCAATCACAGGTTCCTTTTCTATTCACAGAATCGGAATCAATGTCTATAAGCTTTTGTTCTGCACACCTCGCGCCACCCTCTGCGGTAATGTTGCGCTTGTTGAGGATGATGCAGGGAACCAGCTTTTGGCTGTCACTCAGAAGGAACCATACGGGTTTGTTCTTGAAGAAATTAAATCCCCGTCTGCTGCATCCAAATGA